The proteins below come from a single Cololabis saira isolate AMF1-May2022 chromosome 2, fColSai1.1, whole genome shotgun sequence genomic window:
- the ppfibp2a gene encoding liprin-beta-2 isoform X2, whose protein sequence is MEYHIDFYKHFAWLRKENLRTNANSESYQERLSRLEGDKESLILQVSVLTDQVEAQGVKISDLESSLVEHQHKLSCTEEMLQQEVLHRTSLESQKLNLLGEVSYLKLKLADMEGKQGHGAEKQHKAETVVNFISELQEQMCQFQKEINSKIREKKALETPADSGLPVACPAESTEGQGSNHEACCDKTSGEMHKLEEASDGPDGNTHSPREGSSDAERRCRCGGESILLKELRTLKDKVEHLEDQKLQYEKKLKATKAEISSLQQLLLSKNAEIESLHTQLLTRPCLTSESSDRDQELQRLRSGMKSLIAANDEKDRRIEELTLLLNQCRQFREVTHTSRQAPSAVQSLSNGRSPSVSSEEGMQVLMKNADSASAKSDDVKSEVSTNSHSSQPASLSSVVKDSDSRTEPETLSTSSNDITSGHSPKSVLGDSSRSPTLPVNSSLLEQNGLGDSSTETPSQRSPDGSEDGDSSQRKLEQSDDGTSSDNSPVQCGAQTQPGQRGVGSPEYMKNNRSFKRLWGKLRRTQSGGFQASDPDGGQFRRGGLRATAGPRLTRTPESDSARDMNIPFSQWSKEQVCGWLEDYGLGQYVNLTRQWVENGQTLLSATPQDFEKEMGMKHPLHRKKLQLGLRAFTTKVIEKSSELDYIWVTRWLDDIGLPQYKDQFHEARVDGRMIQYLTVNDLLTLKVTSQLHHLSVKCAIHVLHANKFNPNCLRRRPGEEKQPSPSEVVQWSNHRVMEWLRAVDLAEYAPNLRGSGVHGGLIILEPRFSSETLALLLNIPPQKTLLRRHLATAFAALVGHQAMQEKREYGNATGHVPLTTTAKVKPKKLGFTQFSHLRKRKPDESADYICPTDSGALTVNGVSRLPSAAHRGLSPSLERQVEKWEPVGAKALTNGPKH, encoded by the exons ATGGAGTATCATATTGATTTCTACAAACATTTTGCCTGGCTCAGAAAG GAAAACCTCCGCACAAATGCTAATAGTGAGTCCTACCAGGAGCGGTTATCACGTCTGGAGGGAGACAAAGAGTCACTAATTCTGCAG GTGAGCGTGCTGACAGACCAGGTGGAGGCTCAGGGAGTGAAGATCAGCGACCTAGAGAGTTCTTTGGTGGAGCATCAGCACAAACTCAGCTGCACAGAAGAGATGCTACAGCAG GAGGTCCTGCATAGAACGTCACTGGAGAGCCAGAAGCTGAATCTTTTGGGGGAGGTGTCCTACCTGAAACTGAAGCTGGCAGATATGGAGGGAAAGCAGGGCCACGGTGCTGAAAAGCAGCACAAAGCCGAG ACTGTAGTGAATTTCATTAGTGAGCTGCAGGAGCAGATGTGTCAGTTTCAGAAGGAGATCAATAGCAAGATCCGGGAGAAAAAAGCCTTGGAGACGCCGGCTGACAGCGGGCTTCCAGTGGCGTGCCCCGCTGAGTCCACCGAGGGCCAGGGCTCAAACCACGAGGCGTGTTGTGACAAAACCTCAGGGGAGATGCACAAGCTAGAGGAGGCATCAGACGGGCCTGATGGGAACACACACAGCCCGAGAGAGGGTAGCTCAGATGCAGAGCGACGGTGCCGCTGCGGAGGAGAAAGT ATCTTACTGAAGGAACTCAGGACCCTCAAGGACAAAGTGGAGCACCTGGAGGATCAGAAACTACAGTATGAGAAGAAACTTAAAGCAACAAAG GCAGAGATCAGcagcctgcagcagctcctgctcAGTAAGAACGCGGAGATCGAGAGCTTGCACACTCAGCTGTTAACCAGGCCCTGTTTAACCAGCGAGAGCTCAGACAGAG ATCAAGAGCTGCAGAGACTGAGGAGTGGAATGAAGTCACTGATAGCTGCCAATGATGAAAAG GACCGACGTATTGAGGAGCTCACTCTGCTTCTTAATCAGTGCAGACAATTCAGAGAGGTCACTCACACATCAAGGCAAG CTCCCTCTGCTGTTCAGTCATTGTCAAACGGCCGCAGTCCATCAGTCAGCAGTGAGGAAGGCATGCAGGTGCTGATGAAGAACGCCGACTCTGCCAGTGCAAAATCTGATGATGTGAAGTCTGAA GTTTCAACAAACAGCCATTCCTCCCAACCAGCATCTCTGTCCTCAGTTGTGAAAGACAGTGACTCCAG AACCGAGCCAGAGACTTTATCAACTAGTTCGAATGACATAACAAGCGGACATTCACCAAAG AGTGTTCTTGGGGACAGCAGCAGAAGTCCAACTCTGCCAGTAAATTCCTCGCTGCTGGAACAGAACGGGCTCGGAGACAGCAGCACGGAAACCCCGAGCCAAAGATCTCCAGATGGTAGCGAGGATGGAGACTCCAGCCAAA GAAAGCTGGAGCAATCTGATGACGGCACATCCAGCGATAACTCTCCTGTTCAGTGTGGGGCGCAAACACAACCTGGCCAGCGAGGCGTGGGCTCTCCGGAGTACATGAAGAATAACAGGAGCTTCAAGAGACTCTGGGGGAA ACTTCGAAGAACCCAGTCTGGAGGCTTCCAAGCATCAGATCCAGATGGCGGCCAGTTTAGAAGAGGCGGCCTGCGCGCGACGGCAGGACCCAGACTGACCCGAACCCCTGAATCTGACTCTGCACG TGATATGAATATTCCATTCAGCCAATGGTCCAAGGAGCAGGTGTGCGGCTGGTTAGAGGACTACGGACTGGGCCAATATGTCAATCTCACAAGGCAGTGGGTTGAAAATGGCCAGACGCTTTTGTCCGCCACGCCACAGGATTTTGAGAAG GAGATGGGCATGAAGCATCCGCTGCACAggaagaagctgcagcttggtCTGAGGGCGTTCACCACCAAGGTCATAGAGAAGTCCTCAGAGCTGGACTACATCTGGGTCACTC GCTGGTTGGATGATATTGGTTTGCCTCAGTATAAAGACCAGTTCCATGAAGCTCGAGTGGATGGCCGCATGATACAATATCTTACAGTG AATGATCTCCTGACTCTAAAGGTCACCAGTCAGCTTCACCATCTCAGTGTTAAATGTGCCATCCATGTCCTCCACGCAAATAAGTTCAACCCAAACTGTCTGCGGCGCAGACCAGGCGAGGAG AAACAGCCCTCTCCCTCAGAGGTGGTGCAGTGGTCAAACCACCGCGTCATGGAGTGGTTAAGAGCAGTTGATCTTGCTGAATATGCTCCTAATCTACGGGGTAGCGGTGTTCACGGAGGCCTGATT ATCCTAGAGCCTCGCTTCAGCTCAGAGACTTTGGCCCTACTCTTGAACATTCCTCCACAGAAGACCTTGCTCCGCCGTCACCTGGCCACCGCCTTCGCCGCCCTGGTTGGGCACCAAGCCATGCAGGAGAAGCGAGAGTATGGCAACGCCACGGGCCACGTGC
- the ppfibp2a gene encoding liprin-beta-2 isoform X1 produces MEYHIDFYKHFAWLRKENLRTNANSESYQERLSRLEGDKESLILQVSVLTDQVEAQGVKISDLESSLVEHQHKLSCTEEMLQQEVLHRTSLESQKLNLLGEVSYLKLKLADMEGKQGHGAEKQHKAETVVNFISELQEQMCQFQKEINSKIREKKALETPADSGLPVACPAESTEGQGSNHEACCDKTSGEMHKLEEASDGPDGNTHSPREGSSDAERRCRCGGESILLKELRTLKDKVEHLEDQKLQYEKKLKATKAEISSLQQLLLSKNAEIESLHTQLLTRPCLTSESSDRDQELQRLRSGMKSLIAANDEKDRRIEELTLLLNQCRQFREVTHTSRQAPSAVQSLSNGRSPSVSSEEGMQVLMKNADSASAKSDDVKSEVSTNSHSSQPASLSSVVKDSDSRTEPETLSTSSNDITSGHSPKSVLGDSSRSPTLPVNSSLLEQNGLGDSSTETPSQRSPDGSEDGDSSQSKSTNTASQGKLEQSDDGTSSDNSPVQCGAQTQPGQRGVGSPEYMKNNRSFKRLWGKLRRTQSGGFQASDPDGGQFRRGGLRATAGPRLTRTPESDSARDMNIPFSQWSKEQVCGWLEDYGLGQYVNLTRQWVENGQTLLSATPQDFEKEMGMKHPLHRKKLQLGLRAFTTKVIEKSSELDYIWVTRWLDDIGLPQYKDQFHEARVDGRMIQYLTVNDLLTLKVTSQLHHLSVKCAIHVLHANKFNPNCLRRRPGEEKQPSPSEVVQWSNHRVMEWLRAVDLAEYAPNLRGSGVHGGLIILEPRFSSETLALLLNIPPQKTLLRRHLATAFAALVGHQAMQEKREYGNATGHVPLTTTAKVKPKKLGFTQFSHLRKRKPDESADYICPTDSGALTVNGVSRLPSAAHRGLSPSLERQVEKWEPVGAKALTNGPKH; encoded by the exons ATGGAGTATCATATTGATTTCTACAAACATTTTGCCTGGCTCAGAAAG GAAAACCTCCGCACAAATGCTAATAGTGAGTCCTACCAGGAGCGGTTATCACGTCTGGAGGGAGACAAAGAGTCACTAATTCTGCAG GTGAGCGTGCTGACAGACCAGGTGGAGGCTCAGGGAGTGAAGATCAGCGACCTAGAGAGTTCTTTGGTGGAGCATCAGCACAAACTCAGCTGCACAGAAGAGATGCTACAGCAG GAGGTCCTGCATAGAACGTCACTGGAGAGCCAGAAGCTGAATCTTTTGGGGGAGGTGTCCTACCTGAAACTGAAGCTGGCAGATATGGAGGGAAAGCAGGGCCACGGTGCTGAAAAGCAGCACAAAGCCGAG ACTGTAGTGAATTTCATTAGTGAGCTGCAGGAGCAGATGTGTCAGTTTCAGAAGGAGATCAATAGCAAGATCCGGGAGAAAAAAGCCTTGGAGACGCCGGCTGACAGCGGGCTTCCAGTGGCGTGCCCCGCTGAGTCCACCGAGGGCCAGGGCTCAAACCACGAGGCGTGTTGTGACAAAACCTCAGGGGAGATGCACAAGCTAGAGGAGGCATCAGACGGGCCTGATGGGAACACACACAGCCCGAGAGAGGGTAGCTCAGATGCAGAGCGACGGTGCCGCTGCGGAGGAGAAAGT ATCTTACTGAAGGAACTCAGGACCCTCAAGGACAAAGTGGAGCACCTGGAGGATCAGAAACTACAGTATGAGAAGAAACTTAAAGCAACAAAG GCAGAGATCAGcagcctgcagcagctcctgctcAGTAAGAACGCGGAGATCGAGAGCTTGCACACTCAGCTGTTAACCAGGCCCTGTTTAACCAGCGAGAGCTCAGACAGAG ATCAAGAGCTGCAGAGACTGAGGAGTGGAATGAAGTCACTGATAGCTGCCAATGATGAAAAG GACCGACGTATTGAGGAGCTCACTCTGCTTCTTAATCAGTGCAGACAATTCAGAGAGGTCACTCACACATCAAGGCAAG CTCCCTCTGCTGTTCAGTCATTGTCAAACGGCCGCAGTCCATCAGTCAGCAGTGAGGAAGGCATGCAGGTGCTGATGAAGAACGCCGACTCTGCCAGTGCAAAATCTGATGATGTGAAGTCTGAA GTTTCAACAAACAGCCATTCCTCCCAACCAGCATCTCTGTCCTCAGTTGTGAAAGACAGTGACTCCAG AACCGAGCCAGAGACTTTATCAACTAGTTCGAATGACATAACAAGCGGACATTCACCAAAG AGTGTTCTTGGGGACAGCAGCAGAAGTCCAACTCTGCCAGTAAATTCCTCGCTGCTGGAACAGAACGGGCTCGGAGACAGCAGCACGGAAACCCCGAGCCAAAGATCTCCAGATGGTAGCGAGGATGGAGACTCCAGCCAAAGTAAATCCACAAATACAGCTTCACAGG GAAAGCTGGAGCAATCTGATGACGGCACATCCAGCGATAACTCTCCTGTTCAGTGTGGGGCGCAAACACAACCTGGCCAGCGAGGCGTGGGCTCTCCGGAGTACATGAAGAATAACAGGAGCTTCAAGAGACTCTGGGGGAA ACTTCGAAGAACCCAGTCTGGAGGCTTCCAAGCATCAGATCCAGATGGCGGCCAGTTTAGAAGAGGCGGCCTGCGCGCGACGGCAGGACCCAGACTGACCCGAACCCCTGAATCTGACTCTGCACG TGATATGAATATTCCATTCAGCCAATGGTCCAAGGAGCAGGTGTGCGGCTGGTTAGAGGACTACGGACTGGGCCAATATGTCAATCTCACAAGGCAGTGGGTTGAAAATGGCCAGACGCTTTTGTCCGCCACGCCACAGGATTTTGAGAAG GAGATGGGCATGAAGCATCCGCTGCACAggaagaagctgcagcttggtCTGAGGGCGTTCACCACCAAGGTCATAGAGAAGTCCTCAGAGCTGGACTACATCTGGGTCACTC GCTGGTTGGATGATATTGGTTTGCCTCAGTATAAAGACCAGTTCCATGAAGCTCGAGTGGATGGCCGCATGATACAATATCTTACAGTG AATGATCTCCTGACTCTAAAGGTCACCAGTCAGCTTCACCATCTCAGTGTTAAATGTGCCATCCATGTCCTCCACGCAAATAAGTTCAACCCAAACTGTCTGCGGCGCAGACCAGGCGAGGAG AAACAGCCCTCTCCCTCAGAGGTGGTGCAGTGGTCAAACCACCGCGTCATGGAGTGGTTAAGAGCAGTTGATCTTGCTGAATATGCTCCTAATCTACGGGGTAGCGGTGTTCACGGAGGCCTGATT ATCCTAGAGCCTCGCTTCAGCTCAGAGACTTTGGCCCTACTCTTGAACATTCCTCCACAGAAGACCTTGCTCCGCCGTCACCTGGCCACCGCCTTCGCCGCCCTGGTTGGGCACCAAGCCATGCAGGAGAAGCGAGAGTATGGCAACGCCACGGGCCACGTGC